One window of the Spea bombifrons isolate aSpeBom1 chromosome 8, aSpeBom1.2.pri, whole genome shotgun sequence genome contains the following:
- the OGT gene encoding UDP-N-acetylglucosamine--peptide N-acetylglucosaminyltransferase 110 kDa subunit isoform X3, translating to MAASVGNVADSTEPTKRMLSFQGLAELAHREYQAGDFEAAERHCMQLWRQEPDNTGVLLLLSSIHFQCRRLDRSAHFSTLAIKQNPLLAEAYSNLGNVFKERGQLQEAIEHYRHALRLKPDFIDGYINLAAALVAAGDMEGAVQAYVSALQYNPDLYCVRSDLGNLLKALGRLEEAKACYLKAIETQPNFAVAWSNLGCVFNAQGEIWLAIHHFEKAVTLDPNFLDAYINLGNVLKEARIFDRAVAAYLRALSLSPNHAVVHGNLACVYYEQGLIDLAIDTYRRAIELQPHFPDAYCNLANALKEKGSVVDAEECYNTALRLCPTHADSLNNLANIKREQGNIEEAVRLYRKALEVFPEFAAAHSNLASVLQQQGKLQEALMHYKEAIRISPTFADAYSNMGNTLKEMQDVQGALQCYTRAIQINPAFADAHSNLASIHKDSGNIPEAIASYRTALKLKPDFPDAYCNLAHCLQIVCDWTDYDERMKKLVSIVADQLEKNRLPSVHPHHSMLYPLSHAFRKAIAERHGNLCLDKINVLHKPPYEHPKDLKASDGRLRVGYVSSDFGNHPTSHLMQSIPGMHNADKFEIFCYALSPDDGTNFRVKVMAEANHFVDLSQIPCNGKAADRIHQDGIHILVNMNGYTKGARNELFALRAAPIQAMWLGYPGTSGAPFMDYIITDKETSPIEVAEQYSEKMAYMPNTFFIGDHANMFPHLKKKAVIDFKSNGHIYDNRIVLNGIDLKAFLETLPDVKIIKMKGPDNSDNDSNSALNMPVIPMNTIAEAVIEMINRGQIQITINGFNISNGLATTQINNKAATGEEVPRTIIVTTRSQYGLPEDAIVYCNFNQLYKIDPPTLQMWANILKRVPNSVLWLLRFPAVGEPNIQQYAQNMGLPQSRIVFSPVAPKEEHVRRGQLADVCLDTPLCNGHTTGMDVLWAGTPMVTMPGETLASRVAASQLTCLGCPELIAKSRQEYEDIAVKLGTDLEYLKKIRAKVWKQRISSPLFNTKQYTTDLERLYLQMWEHYAAGNKPDHHIKPVENTESAKISA from the exons ATGGCGGCATCTGTGGGTAACGTGGCtgatagcacag AACCAACGAAACGTATGCTTTCATTCCAAGGGTTGGCGGAGCTGGCTCATCGGGAATATCAGGCAGGGGACTTTGAAGCAGCTGAAAGACATTGCATGCAGCTATGGAGACAGGAGCCGGATAACACTGGAGTTCTGCTGCTCCTCTCCTCTATACACTTCCAGTGTCGGCGGCTGGACAG GTCTGCCCATTTCAGCACATTGGCGATCAAGCAGAATCCACTGCTTGCGGAAGCATATTCGAATTTGGGGAACGTGTTCAAAGAGCGTGGACAACTACAGGAGGCAATCGAACATTATCGGCACGCGCTGCGGCTGAAACCAGATTTCATTGATGGATACATTAACTTGGCTGCTGCCCTGGTCGCAGCTGGAGATATGGAGGGAGCAGTGCAAGCTTATGTTTCTGCGCTTCAGTACAATCCG GATTTGTACTGTGTTCGTAGTGACCTGGGTAACCTGCTTAAAGCCCTAGGTCGATTAGAAGAAGCTAAG GCTTGTTACCTGAAAGCAATTGAAACGCAACCAAACTTCGCTGTTGCTTGGAGTAATCTTGGATGTGTATTTAATGCTCAAGGAGAGATCTGGCTGGCAATTCATCACTTTGAGAAG gctGTAACCCTTGATCCAAACTTTTTGGATGCTTACATTAATTTGGGAAACGTTCTTAAAGAGGCTCGTATATTTGACAG AGCTGTGGCTGCATATCTACGCGCTCTTAGTCTGAGTCCGAATCATGCCGTGGTACATGGAAATTTGGCCTGTGTGTATTATGAGCAGGGACTTATAGATCTTGCAATTGATACCTACCGGCGGGCCATCGAACTACAGCCCCACTTCCCTGATGCATATTGTAATCTTGCCAACGCGCTCAAGGAAAAAGGCAGT GTGGTAGATGCAGAAGAGTGCTATAACACAGCACTTAGACTCTGTCCCACACATGCAGACTCTCTGAATAATCTGGCAAACATCAAGAGAGAGCAAGGAAACATCGAGGAGGCAGTCCGTCTCTATAGGAAAGCTCTTGAG GTCTTTCCAGAATTTGCTGCTGCTCATTCAAACCTTGCCAGTGTTCTCCAACAACAGGGGAAACTTCAAGAGGCCCTCATGCATTACAAGGAAGCAATACG GATCAGTCCCACTTTTGCTGATGCATATTCTAATATGGGCAACACCTTAAAGGAGATGCAAGATGTCCAGGGGGCCTTGCAGTGCTACACAAGAGCGATTCAGATCAATCCAGCTTTTGCTGATGCCCACAGTAACCTAGCTTCGATTCACAAG GATTCAGGAAATATTCCTGAAGCCATCGCTTCCTACAGGACAGCCCTGAAACTGAAGCCTGACTTTCCTGATGCTTATTGCAACTTGGCCCACTGTCTACAG ATTGTGTGTGATTGGACAGATTATGATGAACGGATGAAGAAATTGGTCAGTATAGTTGCTGACCAGCTGGAAAAGAACAGGCTGCCATCTGTTCATCCACACCACAGTATGTTGTATCCATTGTCTCATGCCTTCCGAAAAGCTATTGCTGAAAGACATGGGAACCTCTGTTTAGACAAG ATTAATGTACTTCACAAGCCACCATATGAACATCCAAAGGATTTAAAGGCTAGTGACGGACGGCTGAGGGTGGGTTATGTGAGCTCGGATTTTGGAAACCATCCCACGTCTCACCTCATGCAGTCCATACCAGGCATGCACAATGCAGATAAATTTGAG ATATTTTGTTATGCACTGAGCCCTGATGATGGCACCAACTTCCGTGTGAAAGTCATGGCAGAAGCAAACCACTTTGTTGACTTGTCGCAG attCCTTGTAACGGAAAGGCTGCAGATCGCATCCATCAAGATGGAATTCATATCCTAGTTAACATGAATGGCTACACCAAAGGGGCTCGAAACGAACTTTTTGCCCTAAGAGCTGCACCGATTCAG gcTATGTGGCTAGGATACCCTGGAACAAGCGGGGCGCCATTCATGGATTACATTATAACCGACAAAGAAACATCACCCATTGAGGTCGCTGAACAATACTCTGAGAAAATGGCCTACAtgccaaatacatttttcattggtGATCATGCCAACATGTTCCCTCACTTAAAG aaaaaagcagTAATAGACTTCAAATCGAATGGTCACATTTATGACAACAGAATAGTACTGAATGGAATTGATTTGAAAGCATTTCTGGAAACCTTACCGGATGTAAAGATTATAAAG ATGAAAGGCCCTGACAATTCAGACAATGACAGTAACTCTGCTCTGAACATGCCAGTCATTCCCATGAACACCATAGCAGAGGCGGTTATTGAGATGATTAACAGAGGGCAAATTCAGATCACAATCAATGGATTCAACATCAGCAATGGACTGGCAACAACACAG ataaataataaagcagCAACGGGAGAAGAAGTTCCTCGCACTATAATTGTTACCACTCGCTCACAATATGGTTTGCCCGAGGATGCCATTGTATACTGCAACTTCAACCAGCTCTACAAGATTGACCCTCCTACATTACAGATGTGGGCTAAT attcTGAAGCGTGTTCCCAATAGTGTTCTGTGGCTTTTACGCTTTCCTGCTGTGGGGGAGCCTAACATACAGCAGTATGCACAAAACATGGGGCTTCCACAATCAAGGATAGTCTTCTCCCCAGTTGCTCCTAAAGAGGAACATGTGCGGAGAGGGCAGCTAGCTGATGTATGCTTAGATACCCCTCTCTGCAATGGGCACACCACTGGCATGGATGTGCTCTGGGCAGGAACGCCCATGGTCACTATGCCAG GAGAAACACTTGCATCC
- the OGT gene encoding UDP-N-acetylglucosamine--peptide N-acetylglucosaminyltransferase 110 kDa subunit isoform X4 has protein sequence MAASVGNVADSTGLAELAHREYQAGDFEAAERHCMQLWRQEPDNTGVLLLLSSIHFQCRRLDRSAHFSTLAIKQNPLLAEAYSNLGNVFKERGQLQEAIEHYRHALRLKPDFIDGYINLAAALVAAGDMEGAVQAYVSALQYNPDLYCVRSDLGNLLKALGRLEEAKACYLKAIETQPNFAVAWSNLGCVFNAQGEIWLAIHHFEKAVTLDPNFLDAYINLGNVLKEARIFDRAVAAYLRALSLSPNHAVVHGNLACVYYEQGLIDLAIDTYRRAIELQPHFPDAYCNLANALKEKGSVVDAEECYNTALRLCPTHADSLNNLANIKREQGNIEEAVRLYRKALEVFPEFAAAHSNLASVLQQQGKLQEALMHYKEAIRISPTFADAYSNMGNTLKEMQDVQGALQCYTRAIQINPAFADAHSNLASIHKDSGNIPEAIASYRTALKLKPDFPDAYCNLAHCLQIVCDWTDYDERMKKLVSIVADQLEKNRLPSVHPHHSMLYPLSHAFRKAIAERHGNLCLDKINVLHKPPYEHPKDLKASDGRLRVGYVSSDFGNHPTSHLMQSIPGMHNADKFEIFCYALSPDDGTNFRVKVMAEANHFVDLSQIPCNGKAADRIHQDGIHILVNMNGYTKGARNELFALRAAPIQAMWLGYPGTSGAPFMDYIITDKETSPIEVAEQYSEKMAYMPNTFFIGDHANMFPHLKKKAVIDFKSNGHIYDNRIVLNGIDLKAFLETLPDVKIIKMKGPDNSDNDSNSALNMPVIPMNTIAEAVIEMINRGQIQITINGFNISNGLATTQINNKAATGEEVPRTIIVTTRSQYGLPEDAIVYCNFNQLYKIDPPTLQMWANILKRVPNSVLWLLRFPAVGEPNIQQYAQNMGLPQSRIVFSPVAPKEEHVRRGQLADVCLDTPLCNGHTTGMDVLWAGTPMVTMPGETLASRVAASQLTCLGCPELIAKSRQEYEDIAVKLGTDLEYLKKIRAKVWKQRISSPLFNTKQYTTDLERLYLQMWEHYAAGNKPDHHIKPVENTESAKISA, from the exons ATGGCGGCATCTGTGGGTAACGTGGCtgatagcacag GGTTGGCGGAGCTGGCTCATCGGGAATATCAGGCAGGGGACTTTGAAGCAGCTGAAAGACATTGCATGCAGCTATGGAGACAGGAGCCGGATAACACTGGAGTTCTGCTGCTCCTCTCCTCTATACACTTCCAGTGTCGGCGGCTGGACAG GTCTGCCCATTTCAGCACATTGGCGATCAAGCAGAATCCACTGCTTGCGGAAGCATATTCGAATTTGGGGAACGTGTTCAAAGAGCGTGGACAACTACAGGAGGCAATCGAACATTATCGGCACGCGCTGCGGCTGAAACCAGATTTCATTGATGGATACATTAACTTGGCTGCTGCCCTGGTCGCAGCTGGAGATATGGAGGGAGCAGTGCAAGCTTATGTTTCTGCGCTTCAGTACAATCCG GATTTGTACTGTGTTCGTAGTGACCTGGGTAACCTGCTTAAAGCCCTAGGTCGATTAGAAGAAGCTAAG GCTTGTTACCTGAAAGCAATTGAAACGCAACCAAACTTCGCTGTTGCTTGGAGTAATCTTGGATGTGTATTTAATGCTCAAGGAGAGATCTGGCTGGCAATTCATCACTTTGAGAAG gctGTAACCCTTGATCCAAACTTTTTGGATGCTTACATTAATTTGGGAAACGTTCTTAAAGAGGCTCGTATATTTGACAG AGCTGTGGCTGCATATCTACGCGCTCTTAGTCTGAGTCCGAATCATGCCGTGGTACATGGAAATTTGGCCTGTGTGTATTATGAGCAGGGACTTATAGATCTTGCAATTGATACCTACCGGCGGGCCATCGAACTACAGCCCCACTTCCCTGATGCATATTGTAATCTTGCCAACGCGCTCAAGGAAAAAGGCAGT GTGGTAGATGCAGAAGAGTGCTATAACACAGCACTTAGACTCTGTCCCACACATGCAGACTCTCTGAATAATCTGGCAAACATCAAGAGAGAGCAAGGAAACATCGAGGAGGCAGTCCGTCTCTATAGGAAAGCTCTTGAG GTCTTTCCAGAATTTGCTGCTGCTCATTCAAACCTTGCCAGTGTTCTCCAACAACAGGGGAAACTTCAAGAGGCCCTCATGCATTACAAGGAAGCAATACG GATCAGTCCCACTTTTGCTGATGCATATTCTAATATGGGCAACACCTTAAAGGAGATGCAAGATGTCCAGGGGGCCTTGCAGTGCTACACAAGAGCGATTCAGATCAATCCAGCTTTTGCTGATGCCCACAGTAACCTAGCTTCGATTCACAAG GATTCAGGAAATATTCCTGAAGCCATCGCTTCCTACAGGACAGCCCTGAAACTGAAGCCTGACTTTCCTGATGCTTATTGCAACTTGGCCCACTGTCTACAG ATTGTGTGTGATTGGACAGATTATGATGAACGGATGAAGAAATTGGTCAGTATAGTTGCTGACCAGCTGGAAAAGAACAGGCTGCCATCTGTTCATCCACACCACAGTATGTTGTATCCATTGTCTCATGCCTTCCGAAAAGCTATTGCTGAAAGACATGGGAACCTCTGTTTAGACAAG ATTAATGTACTTCACAAGCCACCATATGAACATCCAAAGGATTTAAAGGCTAGTGACGGACGGCTGAGGGTGGGTTATGTGAGCTCGGATTTTGGAAACCATCCCACGTCTCACCTCATGCAGTCCATACCAGGCATGCACAATGCAGATAAATTTGAG ATATTTTGTTATGCACTGAGCCCTGATGATGGCACCAACTTCCGTGTGAAAGTCATGGCAGAAGCAAACCACTTTGTTGACTTGTCGCAG attCCTTGTAACGGAAAGGCTGCAGATCGCATCCATCAAGATGGAATTCATATCCTAGTTAACATGAATGGCTACACCAAAGGGGCTCGAAACGAACTTTTTGCCCTAAGAGCTGCACCGATTCAG gcTATGTGGCTAGGATACCCTGGAACAAGCGGGGCGCCATTCATGGATTACATTATAACCGACAAAGAAACATCACCCATTGAGGTCGCTGAACAATACTCTGAGAAAATGGCCTACAtgccaaatacatttttcattggtGATCATGCCAACATGTTCCCTCACTTAAAG aaaaaagcagTAATAGACTTCAAATCGAATGGTCACATTTATGACAACAGAATAGTACTGAATGGAATTGATTTGAAAGCATTTCTGGAAACCTTACCGGATGTAAAGATTATAAAG ATGAAAGGCCCTGACAATTCAGACAATGACAGTAACTCTGCTCTGAACATGCCAGTCATTCCCATGAACACCATAGCAGAGGCGGTTATTGAGATGATTAACAGAGGGCAAATTCAGATCACAATCAATGGATTCAACATCAGCAATGGACTGGCAACAACACAG ataaataataaagcagCAACGGGAGAAGAAGTTCCTCGCACTATAATTGTTACCACTCGCTCACAATATGGTTTGCCCGAGGATGCCATTGTATACTGCAACTTCAACCAGCTCTACAAGATTGACCCTCCTACATTACAGATGTGGGCTAAT attcTGAAGCGTGTTCCCAATAGTGTTCTGTGGCTTTTACGCTTTCCTGCTGTGGGGGAGCCTAACATACAGCAGTATGCACAAAACATGGGGCTTCCACAATCAAGGATAGTCTTCTCCCCAGTTGCTCCTAAAGAGGAACATGTGCGGAGAGGGCAGCTAGCTGATGTATGCTTAGATACCCCTCTCTGCAATGGGCACACCACTGGCATGGATGTGCTCTGGGCAGGAACGCCCATGGTCACTATGCCAG GAGAAACACTTGCATCC
- the OGT gene encoding UDP-N-acetylglucosamine--peptide N-acetylglucosaminyltransferase 110 kDa subunit isoform X2 yields the protein MAASVGNVADSTGLAELAHREYQAGDFEAAERHCMQLWRQEPDNTGVLLLLSSIHFQCRRLDRSAHFSTLAIKQNPLLAEAYSNLGNVFKERGQLQEAIEHYRHALRLKPDFIDGYINLAAALVAAGDMEGAVQAYVSALQYNPDLYCVRSDLGNLLKALGRLEEAKACYLKAIETQPNFAVAWSNLGCVFNAQGEIWLAIHHFEKAVTLDPNFLDAYINLGNVLKEARIFDRAVAAYLRALSLSPNHAVVHGNLACVYYEQGLIDLAIDTYRRAIELQPHFPDAYCNLANALKEKGSVVDAEECYNTALRLCPTHADSLNNLANIKREQGNIEEAVRLYRKALEVFPEFAAAHSNLASVLQQQGKLQEALMHYKEAIRISPTFADAYSNMGNTLKEMQDVQGALQCYTRAIQINPAFADAHSNLASIHKDSGNIPEAIASYRTALKLKPDFPDAYCNLAHCLQIVCDWTDYDERMKKLVSIVADQLEKNRLPSVHPHHSMLYPLSHAFRKAIAERHGNLCLDKINVLHKPPYEHPKDLKASDGRLRVGYVSSDFGNHPTSHLMQSIPGMHNADKFEIFCYALSPDDGTNFRVKVMAEANHFVDLSQIPCNGKAADRIHQDGIHILVNMNGYTKGARNELFALRAAPIQAMWLGYPGTSGAPFMDYIITDKETSPIEVAEQYSEKMAYMPNTFFIGDHANMFPHLKKKAVIDFKSNGHIYDNRIVLNGIDLKAFLETLPDVKIIKMKGPDNSDNDSNSALNMPVIPMNTIAEAVIEMINRGQIQITINGFNISNGLATTQINNKAATGEEVPRTIIVTTRSQYGLPEDAIVYCNFNQLYKIDPPTLQMWANILKRVPNSVLWLLRFPAVGEPNIQQYAQNMGLPQSRIVFSPVAPKEEHVRRGQLADVCLDTPLCNGHTTGMDVLWAGTPMVTMPGKEPAESLVVLNKGCSSGETLASRVAASQLTCLGCPELIAKSRQEYEDIAVKLGTDLEYLKKIRAKVWKQRISSPLFNTKQYTTDLERLYLQMWEHYAAGNKPDHHIKPVENTESAKISA from the exons ATGGCGGCATCTGTGGGTAACGTGGCtgatagcacag GGTTGGCGGAGCTGGCTCATCGGGAATATCAGGCAGGGGACTTTGAAGCAGCTGAAAGACATTGCATGCAGCTATGGAGACAGGAGCCGGATAACACTGGAGTTCTGCTGCTCCTCTCCTCTATACACTTCCAGTGTCGGCGGCTGGACAG GTCTGCCCATTTCAGCACATTGGCGATCAAGCAGAATCCACTGCTTGCGGAAGCATATTCGAATTTGGGGAACGTGTTCAAAGAGCGTGGACAACTACAGGAGGCAATCGAACATTATCGGCACGCGCTGCGGCTGAAACCAGATTTCATTGATGGATACATTAACTTGGCTGCTGCCCTGGTCGCAGCTGGAGATATGGAGGGAGCAGTGCAAGCTTATGTTTCTGCGCTTCAGTACAATCCG GATTTGTACTGTGTTCGTAGTGACCTGGGTAACCTGCTTAAAGCCCTAGGTCGATTAGAAGAAGCTAAG GCTTGTTACCTGAAAGCAATTGAAACGCAACCAAACTTCGCTGTTGCTTGGAGTAATCTTGGATGTGTATTTAATGCTCAAGGAGAGATCTGGCTGGCAATTCATCACTTTGAGAAG gctGTAACCCTTGATCCAAACTTTTTGGATGCTTACATTAATTTGGGAAACGTTCTTAAAGAGGCTCGTATATTTGACAG AGCTGTGGCTGCATATCTACGCGCTCTTAGTCTGAGTCCGAATCATGCCGTGGTACATGGAAATTTGGCCTGTGTGTATTATGAGCAGGGACTTATAGATCTTGCAATTGATACCTACCGGCGGGCCATCGAACTACAGCCCCACTTCCCTGATGCATATTGTAATCTTGCCAACGCGCTCAAGGAAAAAGGCAGT GTGGTAGATGCAGAAGAGTGCTATAACACAGCACTTAGACTCTGTCCCACACATGCAGACTCTCTGAATAATCTGGCAAACATCAAGAGAGAGCAAGGAAACATCGAGGAGGCAGTCCGTCTCTATAGGAAAGCTCTTGAG GTCTTTCCAGAATTTGCTGCTGCTCATTCAAACCTTGCCAGTGTTCTCCAACAACAGGGGAAACTTCAAGAGGCCCTCATGCATTACAAGGAAGCAATACG GATCAGTCCCACTTTTGCTGATGCATATTCTAATATGGGCAACACCTTAAAGGAGATGCAAGATGTCCAGGGGGCCTTGCAGTGCTACACAAGAGCGATTCAGATCAATCCAGCTTTTGCTGATGCCCACAGTAACCTAGCTTCGATTCACAAG GATTCAGGAAATATTCCTGAAGCCATCGCTTCCTACAGGACAGCCCTGAAACTGAAGCCTGACTTTCCTGATGCTTATTGCAACTTGGCCCACTGTCTACAG ATTGTGTGTGATTGGACAGATTATGATGAACGGATGAAGAAATTGGTCAGTATAGTTGCTGACCAGCTGGAAAAGAACAGGCTGCCATCTGTTCATCCACACCACAGTATGTTGTATCCATTGTCTCATGCCTTCCGAAAAGCTATTGCTGAAAGACATGGGAACCTCTGTTTAGACAAG ATTAATGTACTTCACAAGCCACCATATGAACATCCAAAGGATTTAAAGGCTAGTGACGGACGGCTGAGGGTGGGTTATGTGAGCTCGGATTTTGGAAACCATCCCACGTCTCACCTCATGCAGTCCATACCAGGCATGCACAATGCAGATAAATTTGAG ATATTTTGTTATGCACTGAGCCCTGATGATGGCACCAACTTCCGTGTGAAAGTCATGGCAGAAGCAAACCACTTTGTTGACTTGTCGCAG attCCTTGTAACGGAAAGGCTGCAGATCGCATCCATCAAGATGGAATTCATATCCTAGTTAACATGAATGGCTACACCAAAGGGGCTCGAAACGAACTTTTTGCCCTAAGAGCTGCACCGATTCAG gcTATGTGGCTAGGATACCCTGGAACAAGCGGGGCGCCATTCATGGATTACATTATAACCGACAAAGAAACATCACCCATTGAGGTCGCTGAACAATACTCTGAGAAAATGGCCTACAtgccaaatacatttttcattggtGATCATGCCAACATGTTCCCTCACTTAAAG aaaaaagcagTAATAGACTTCAAATCGAATGGTCACATTTATGACAACAGAATAGTACTGAATGGAATTGATTTGAAAGCATTTCTGGAAACCTTACCGGATGTAAAGATTATAAAG ATGAAAGGCCCTGACAATTCAGACAATGACAGTAACTCTGCTCTGAACATGCCAGTCATTCCCATGAACACCATAGCAGAGGCGGTTATTGAGATGATTAACAGAGGGCAAATTCAGATCACAATCAATGGATTCAACATCAGCAATGGACTGGCAACAACACAG ataaataataaagcagCAACGGGAGAAGAAGTTCCTCGCACTATAATTGTTACCACTCGCTCACAATATGGTTTGCCCGAGGATGCCATTGTATACTGCAACTTCAACCAGCTCTACAAGATTGACCCTCCTACATTACAGATGTGGGCTAAT attcTGAAGCGTGTTCCCAATAGTGTTCTGTGGCTTTTACGCTTTCCTGCTGTGGGGGAGCCTAACATACAGCAGTATGCACAAAACATGGGGCTTCCACAATCAAGGATAGTCTTCTCCCCAGTTGCTCCTAAAGAGGAACATGTGCGGAGAGGGCAGCTAGCTGATGTATGCTTAGATACCCCTCTCTGCAATGGGCACACCACTGGCATGGATGTGCTCTGGGCAGGAACGCCCATGGTCACTATGCCAGGTAAGGAACCTGCAGAAAGCTTAGTTGTGCTCAACAAAGGCTGTTCGTCAG GAGAAACACTTGCATCC